The genomic window GGATGAAATAGCATACAGAAAAATAACCGAAGAAATTGTATGGGCAGTTAAAAAGAATATACTATTTATTAATGTTGAAGAGGGAATTTTAAAGCCACAAAGTAAGTTGGATTTGTTGGCAATTAGGGAAATTCTAAAAGAAATTCTTCAATAAAAAACAATAAAAATAAAATAGGTATATAGGGGAGAAAACATGTTTGACAAAGAAAAAATTTTGGAAATGGCAAATAAGGATTTTGAGAAGGCCTGGAGAGAAACAAAGAAGTTGATAAAGAGAAAACATGTTGATTTAAGATATCCAAGGATAAAGCCCCATTATGGGAAACCGCATCCAGTAATGGAAACCATAGAGAAATTAAGGCAGGCATATTTGAGAATGGGATTTGAGGAGTATATAAACCCAGTAATTGTTGATGAACAAGACATCTACAAGCAATTTGGGCCAGAGGCAATGGCAGTTTTGGATAGATGCTTTTATTTGGCAGGATTGCCGAGACCTGATGTTGGTTTGAGTGAGAGTAAGGTGGAAGAAATAAGAAAATTAGGTATTGCCATTGATGAGGAGAAAAAAGAGAATTTAAGGAAGGTTTTGCATCAATACAAAAAGGGAACTATAGATGGGGATGATTTGGTTTTTGAGATTGCAAAGGCATTAAATACAAGCAATGAGATGGGTTTAAAGGTTTTAGAGGAGGTATTTCCAGAATTTAAAGATTTGAAGCCAGAGGCAACAACACTAACATTAAGGAGCCACATGACTTCTGGATGGTTTATAACTGTTGGAGAGTTAATAAAGAAAAAGCCCTTGCCATTTAAATTGTTCTCAATAGACAGGTGCTTTAGAAGAGAGCAGAGGGAAGATAAAAGCCATTTAATGACCTACCACTCTGCTTCATGTGTCGTTGTTGGGGAAGATGTGGATATCGATGATGGAAAAATTGTTGCAGAGGGGTTATTAAAGCAGTTTGGATTTACAAAATTCAAATTTAGGCCAGATGAAAAAAAGAGTAAATACTACACCCCAGAGACACAAACTGAAGTCTATGCCTACCACCCAAAACTAAATGAGTGGATTGAGGTTGCTACATTTGGTGTCTATTCACCAATTGCATTGGCAAAGTATGGCATAGATGTGCCAGTTATGAATTTAGGTTTGGGTGTTGAGAGGTTATCTATGATTATCTATGGATATGAGGATGTTAGGGAGATGGTCTATCCGCAATTCTATGATAATGTTTTGAGTGATAGGGAAATTGCAGGGATGATAAGAATTGACAAGTTGCCAATAACCAATGAACTCTATGCATTGACTGATGAACTTATTGATTTGTGTATAACAAATAAAGATAAGGACAGCCCATGCTCTGTTGAACTTAAAAAAGAAATCAGCTTTAACAAAACCAAAAAAACAATAAAAATAAAAATATTTGAAAATGAAGAGGGTAAGAAACTCCTCGGACCTTCAATACTAAATGAGGTTTATATTTATAACAGCAACATCTATGGAATCCCACAGAGTTTTGAAGGAGTTAAGAAGGAATATATGGATATTTTAAAGAAAGCAAAAGAAGAAGGTATCTCAACAGGAATAAGATATATAGATGGAATCTGTTATAAAATAACGGCAAAAATTGAAGAAATGCTTGTAACAAACCAAAAAAATGCTAAGGTAAGAGTTCCAATCGTCAGAAGTTTGAGTGATATAAACTTAAAGATAGATGAACTTGCATTAAAGCAAATTATGGGAAGAAATAGAGTTATTGACGTGAGAGGGCCAGTATTTTTAAGTGCTGAGATTGAAATTAAATAGGATCACAAAATATATATAATATAATAACAAAATTTTCGTATTATGTACTGGTGGTTCCACCAAAAGCAAACATATAAATCTAAAGGTAAAGGAGTTGATTTTTTTGATAAAAAAAGGCGATAAAGTTAAAGTACATTACGTTGGAAGACTTGTAAGTGGAGAAATATTTGATACATCAATGGAAGATGTGGCAAAAGAAGAAGGCATCTACAATCCTGAAAGGATTTATGAACCAATCGAATTTGTTGTTGGTGAAGGTGCCTTAATTGAAGGGTTTGAAGAAGCAGTTGTAGGTATGGACATTGGGGAGGAAAAAACTGTAACAATTCCTGCTGAGAAAGCATATGGGGAGAGAAATGAAATGCTTATTCAGAAGGTTCCTTTAGTTGCATTTGAAGGTGCAGATTTTGAGCCAGAAGAGGGTATGATGATA from Methanotorris formicicus Mc-S-70 includes these protein-coding regions:
- the sepS gene encoding O-phosphoserine--tRNA ligase — encoded protein: MFDKEKILEMANKDFEKAWRETKKLIKRKHVDLRYPRIKPHYGKPHPVMETIEKLRQAYLRMGFEEYINPVIVDEQDIYKQFGPEAMAVLDRCFYLAGLPRPDVGLSESKVEEIRKLGIAIDEEKKENLRKVLHQYKKGTIDGDDLVFEIAKALNTSNEMGLKVLEEVFPEFKDLKPEATTLTLRSHMTSGWFITVGELIKKKPLPFKLFSIDRCFRREQREDKSHLMTYHSASCVVVGEDVDIDDGKIVAEGLLKQFGFTKFKFRPDEKKSKYYTPETQTEVYAYHPKLNEWIEVATFGVYSPIALAKYGIDVPVMNLGLGVERLSMIIYGYEDVREMVYPQFYDNVLSDREIAGMIRIDKLPITNELYALTDELIDLCITNKDKDSPCSVELKKEISFNKTKKTIKIKIFENEEGKKLLGPSILNEVYIYNSNIYGIPQSFEGVKKEYMDILKKAKEEGISTGIRYIDGICYKITAKIEEMLVTNQKNAKVRVPIVRSLSDINLKIDELALKQIMGRNRVIDVRGPVFLSAEIEIK
- a CDS encoding FKBP-type peptidyl-prolyl cis-trans isomerase translates to MIKKGDKVKVHYVGRLVSGEIFDTSMEDVAKEEGIYNPERIYEPIEFVVGEGALIEGFEEAVVGMDIGEEKTVTIPAEKAYGERNEMLIQKVPLVAFEGADFEPEEGMMILAEGIPARITEVTDEYVTLDFNHELAGEDLVFTIVVVGKEDNE